ATATTTGTCCTCGGAGTTGTTTATGCCGCGTGCTTCTCCCAGCATTTCGATAAGTCGTCATCTACACTAAAAGTTTTGAAAGATATATCACCCTTTCTATTTGGATTAATCAGGGTGCAGCTTGCCTTGGGAGCGAAAGCGTTCGCTTATGCCATATATTCTTCGGTGAAATCTGTGGGCGCAATTAACTCCCTGTTGAAGGCTCTGCCATCTAGGAATTCCCAATTCACACAAGACGAAGCCTTGGCCTACCTCTTACTGACTTCAACCTTTGGTATACTCTTCTGTTTCGCGGCCTACATAGCATATGAAATGAAGTTCGAGCTACCCCCTCTGCCAGATGCTATGCTTGGGATGGCTCTGCTCTTGCCGCATTTCATTTTAGCCGGGTCAGTAAGATTGTACACTGTTCTCTCGTGGTTGAGTAGAGGACAGCTAAAAGAGCTTAAGAAAAATGCCGGAGAGGAGTTAAGGGCTAATTTGACGAAGGACCCGGGCAATATTGCCTCCGCCTTATTTACGGTTTCCACGGAAAGCTTGGAAAATTTAAAGACAAAACTGGAGATTCTGGAAgccaatttttgcattttcgcCCAGTCGTTAAAACATTCTATGCTGTTTCTTTTTGCAATGCACGCAAACTGCCTTCTGGGAGGATTTTATACGCTTACGTACTACTGGAATACCTGGTACGTTCTGTTCGAGGATCGCAAGAGAAGAATCTTCTATGCGGCAAATGCCTCCATATATGCCTCTATAGCCAGTGATTACATCTGTCTGATGGTTGTTTTGTTTATGATGGAGAACGAGGTAAAATAGAGACAATAttcatatacatttttttgtttagatATTGAAAACTAATCGAATGAATCTCTCAGCGGCGAAACTTTATTGAGGCTATAGATTTATTGCTGGCCCAGAGGAAactgttttcaaaaaaattgCGACCTATCGCAAAAGATTTGAGAGGcgttcttaaaaaaaaatgttttatgtttggTGGACCCTTTCAGCCAAATATTATTTACGTCAGTTTGGTAAGTTTTTGCGATTTGATCGAGAATAGCTTTCATAGGCGGTACTTACAGATGGTATGCCTTCAAATCATAGTAATAACATTGATTGTGACTGTTCATTATCTGGAAGACGAAATTTTGTTGCTAAAGGAAGAGTTCAGCAGCACCGACGACAATTAAAAAGATATTGCTTATATTACACGGAATGGTCGGTCTGTAGGTATGTATATCAAGCCGTTAATAAAGTGgtctatataaatatatatatttatatttttgtctTCGTTTTGCCGCCGTCCCACTTCGGTAAGTTCATATTAATTACCATCATATGCGAACTTAATCCATAAATTCATTTGCTTGCCAGATTGAAACAGGATGGAGCAACAAATCACTATTAAGTTGCTAATAAAATGGTTCAAACAGAAATTTGTGCGACTTCGCTAGAGATGAGCAAACTCCGGGAAAGTACAGCTTTCTGTATAAATTGACCGCTGATAAGTCGGAGACGGAAATGAGTTTTATTATGCATATTATCGAGTAGTATTGATTTGAATGGATTTCTGAACATTGGAACTTAAAACAGCATTACAAATATTATGCACCTGAAATCATTCCTGTAAATACGATACAAGACAGTACAACCGCTTTGCGTACAGTTTCTTTTCTTTCCACACGAGCAAAATCATATATTGTGAGACAACATCTCGCAGAATGCCgcaaataaacataattcgTGTGTGAAAATCTACATAATATTTACTGTGATGCCAACAACCATCCAACCATACGACCCACTCCCGCCCAGGCTGGTGCACCAACCAGTTCATGCATACAGGTCTATAGAGATGCTGATGAGCAGATAAATTCATTAGGCAAACCAGTGTAATTGTTCCTCTACGGCAACGACGATGCTGGGTCGAAAAGAAAGGGGGGCGAGAGGGTGTGGCGGACATTTGGCTCAGCTGGCAGGGCAGACGGCGTAGGAAGAGCAGACGACCGCAGATCTTAAGTTTTACCCCGGAGGCTGGAGCTGGGAGTCACGTAGCCGGAGTTTCCTGGCGAAGCGTTactaaatacaaattaaacaaatccataaataatgtttaataatattaacatGGATATTAGCAGAAGTTACATACATACACTCCCACTTGGGTGCTGCAGATGCTTTCTCCTGTTGCACTCAGTTGTAAATGTTGGCGCTGCAACACCCTAGACCCCAAATGCATTCCATTAGGCATGGTGTTCGTGGTTTATGGACATGTCGCCTGTGCCAACTGGATGTTTGCATGCTCAGAAATTGCACACGTTCAGGGGTGATTCCACAGCTTACTTATTGCTAATTCCTATTACTTATTTCTAGCATACATCCCATTCTAAAATAATACACCCCGAATATGTGCAACATGATTTGTTAGCGACTTTTTCGAGAACATAAGCACTCATTTATCCATCGTTTAACATTTTGAATGataatttggttttattaGAAAACTTAAATTACGATTCGAAATTTAAAAGATTACTCTTTAAATGCTTTCATTCgatgcttcttcttcttcgctATTTGCTGCTCTACGCGCAACAGTTGCATTAGCAAACGTTTCTGGCGATCCTGCTTCTTTTTGATACTGTAAGAGCTCTCCAATATGCTGTGAGGTTTCTTCGGTGCACTGGGTAACACATTTGGCGGATTTCTTAATGGAGTTTTCGTCGACAGCTTTGAAAAAGTTTGTTTTTGATTCCTGAATTTTGAAGAGTGTGGTCGTTTTGCGGTAAATTTAGCAACTGCATCAGATGAGAACTTTTCTTCGTTTCGTTTCATGTTTTTTATCGGTATTCCCAATGAAGATGAGCTATTTTTTTCACCCCGTGCATCAGATTCGGAGAAAGATGAAACATCATCTGTGCTTTCTGTGGTGGATTCATAGCTAGAAGACTCAGAGGAGTCGCTAGAACTGAAAGTGCTGTCGCTAAGTCGTTGTCGTTTTCGTTCGAGCCGTACAATTATGCTGGAAGGTCTTCGTATATTGCTTAATGAAATTTGAGGTTGTAGATTTTTGCTGGCAGAGTATCTAGGCAGTCTTGGAGAGCGATCTCGTTTCTCTAAGCACGTCGAGAAGGACGATCTATTTGCCTGAACAGTAGATCGCAGATTCCGATAATATCTAGCGGGCGAAGGGGTACGGACAGACCGATTCCCTGCCAATGAGTTATGATATTGCTCCTGCTCTGTTAATAGTTCACTGAAGGTCGGCGTTGGAAGAAGTGGAGCACGCTTGTCCACCTCTGGCTCATTCTGCGTGTAGTAGGGATCGTTATCCATGTTGTTCATGCCGAACGATATATCTAGGCTCTCAGGCATCCTCGACATTGTCTCGATCACTGCCATTGGGTAGGTATCCCTAGCTGGTAAGACGCATGTTGACCACACTATgtgaaaaggaaaataaattgGTAAAAAATAAGTTTCTTTGTAACTTGTATTAAAACAGATCAAAATCAGCTTTTACTTGTGGGGTTGGATATAACTCCCTTTGCGCGTTGTAAACTGCCAATTTATAATATCCACTGAAAGGGATATACGAAATATCCCTTTATTACCACAGCATATTGATATTTTCGGTTTTAAAAAGTCTTATGATATgtttaatgttaattataTAATGAATTTGAGATTTACCTGTATTAATACATATTTTCTCTAATTCCTtaactaaaactaaaaaaaatttCACAAGTTTTGATGAGCACTTTCAAAGTGTAACTTACCTGGCGGAAAAGTCACTGTAGGCACTGGCAGACattttttttcaaacattACATATTTTCCCAGTCTGTTCAAATTTGGATGGCGAAACCGACAATTTTGGCCCCAAATGCAGGAGTTGCGGATGTGATAGCGACAAAAGGGCATTCTGTTATCCTCTTTTTTAATAGTACTACTTGAGACTTCATTATCTTCTCCGAAAAGTTCGCCATCTTCCAAATCAACAGATTCAACCTGATCATGCTCACAAGACTCTAACCTACTTACTTTCTTCTCCACCGATATATTTctctttttaaaaatagtaTTATCAAACTGGCAAAGTGACGTTTTCTTAATCAAGTTATGCGGAACATCCAAACCTTCGTAGGACACTTCACCATCTTCCACATCTGATGTCTTGTAAGCACATCGAACCTTCTGCGCTTCGGAGGTGTCATCTTCGGATAATTCACCTGGTTCcaatatattctttttttgctGTTGACTGATGAAGTGATCGCTTCCCTTCTCGGATTCTTTTACATATAAGCCCTTGTCCACAGGTTGAACTTGATTTTGCTGCGCTTTCAGTGTTACtccaatattattttttttgtgatttccgTCTATTAAGTTGTCCACCTCAAGGTCCGAAAAATGATCTTTAGCATTGTCCTCATAAGCAGTTATCGTGAATTTCGCAGGTCTGTTGTTTTGGggattcttatttttttttaggcTATCCATATTGTCAATTTCGCACTCATCTGATAAAAATGTTGGAATATCCTGGGGGTCTTTCATTGTGGAGCAAAATATGTCATTGGAATCACCGTCGTCGTCTAGGCCTGTAGCACTACTTTCAAATCTATAATTTTCTTTCCTTAATAATTCTTGGGATTGCGAACTAGACGTTCGCGCAGAAGACATAGTGGAATCTTTTAGGGAATTTAAGTTTAAGAATCAGAGCTAAAAAGGTTACTTATTACATCTCTTACCGAAATCCGTTAAGCCATGAAGAGTATAATCGAATGGTTTGTAAACAAAACTGGATTGGCTGGAAGATGTTTGCGGGACTGCTTTTCGAACACTGAAATACATCGAGTTATTAAGGGTACTGTTTATAAAGGCGGAATGAACATACCTTAAGCTTTTTGATAAAGTTCTGCTGGTTGCATCACCTGAAATTAATGTGTAGTATTTGAGAAGGCtattaattgatttttttaatatatccGCACCAAAACAAAGGCATCTTGCTTTTTCATTGGCCGCACAGCATTGCATCCAGTGTTTTGTAATGTCTTGCGAAGCCTCTGATGGCTCAGTTATCCCAAGATTCACGGACGAAGCAGCTGCGGCTAATGGTTGCACCCAAtgtttaaaaattacaaatctTACAAAAGTCATTCCAAATACAACTACGTTACCCATGGTGTGATGTCCATTGCGCCTTGAATATCTAAATGCTTTTTCATCTTCCTTTTGTGCATTTTCCAGGTTTGTCAGCGGGATCACTTTGTCTTCATTTTCTTCAGAATGTGACATTTTATTTGCAGAACTTGAAAACCATTTATAAGAATGGTTTAATCTTCCTTCCGAGAAATCTCACCTTCAAGCAATTTAGCAATAAGTTATTCAAATTATCTTGTGCCTAAATATGACGTGCAGAACGTAGCCACCTTATGAAGCTTGACAGCACCGTTAGAGTTGCCATGCAAATATGATTTGTTAGCGAGGAAACTATCGGCGTTACTGAGAGTGCCGATAtttgaaagaaaatatatcTGTCAGGTCTGAAAAGCCCATTTGGTGTTGTGtaatatttatactttagCAAATGATATGTTGATTCCATTGCCATACGTTTAAATTGTGGGTTCTTCACTGTTTAATTATTCCAACGGTCGTTCTACACTGACTTAAAACTTCGACAAAAGAATATATCAATTCGCTAAAATACTTTACTATTGAACTAATAATATTCAAATTCTTACAATGTCATTACGGTTTTAATCGTTCTTTATAAGTAATATGGGCTTATGAAATGTTCACGCTCTATTTTCATAGAAACTATATCTCAAAAGTTTgatgtatttttatttctgaGCACAGGTTAACACGGAATGATGGTCGCACGTGCTAATAATAACAATGGTAAATAGGAAGGTATaaagtgaaaaagaaaattataattttagtAGGTATAGCATATAAGTAAGTGTTAGATTcgtatttggtttttctgagTGTATCCCTTTAAATTTATCCACTTCATATACAAATTTTTTCTTCAATTTAAACGTATTATGTTTTTATTAACACATTcacaaataaaatgatatgaaacataaatttgttttaaagaAAGGGTTTTTTAAGTTGTAGTTCTGCTtctattaaattgatttatttttaaatttccatcttcttatttttttcttttgttttaacTTTACGTCAGGACTTTACTTTCTTTAATTTCACTTTACATATATAATTTCTTTCAGATTTCAGATCAGAacttatataaaaataatatatacaaaaatgtATGTGACGACTTTTAATTAAGACTGGCTCAGAACGACCTGATCTCGGCAAACTTTCGACGATGGGAAAAATTCACAGATCGTGGTGGAACATTTCTTTAAGCCCTACGTGGCGTGATGCTAATTTATGTTGTTGCTGTGTTGATATCAATTGCGGCTCAAATGGCTATGGGAAGGCAACGCTTAGACGGTCAACTTTGGGACACGTGACTATCTCACGGACACCAACTGAAGTTAGGGTTCATTAATTTGTCGATAGCCACCAATCAAATCTTCAAGAATACCCTTTTGAACTGTGATAGACTGGTATGAGCTGGGTGCCTAGACTAGAAGATATGCCTAATTTTAGGAACATATGTATTGGATTTGCAACAATAATTATCTTTTTATGTGCACCCAAAATGAGCCAAAAATGGTTTGAACGTAGCTTCCACTATGGTGTTCTCAAATATGAAACTGTAACCCGTAGAGGTgacaaataattatttcacAATAAAACGAGAAAAATAAGTAATCGCTCGAAAAATGTTGAAAGGCCGTGCCCGTGAGCTTTGAAAAACGTTATTGGAAGTAAGGGATAAGTCCGATAAATTATAGCTGAGCTATATATTTGATATCGGATAACTTACCCCTGGGCTTACAAAGTAGAAAGCTTAATCCAAAATCAAAACCCCTGCATACTTTTAGGGTTAATATCATATTGAATAAAGATTTAGATTTGGGCAAAATCTTTCGATTTTGTTTATAGGTGCTCTGGTTTTCGCAAAATTTTTGCTATCGGAGTGTTCCGTTTGTTTCTGCTCAAACAGCTGACttattttgtttgccaaaaTCAAACAACGTGAAtatattttgcatttgcacTTGCTTGTTTGAAGCCACGAGAAGGCAGAAATTACTGTTTGTATTCATGAGTAAACAGCTGTTTTCCAGACAATCGAGCGGGCACAACTACTTTCTTACCATTTAAGGAATTGCATTACTTACGAACAACACTTGAGCACCTCCTTAGAATGAATTAATGAATTCCTTTGTATTTGGTAAGTATTTTTACCTGCCTGTTTCGTTTCGCGAACATTGTGGCAACCTTCGCGTTAGCTTTGCCAAGTCGATCATTTTTGGGAAAattttgtttgtcaaattAGAGGTGGTGccagaaataaaataatattataaaatatctaAATACTAGAATGATCTTGTGGTGATGTGGaataaaaatcaatagatCACTGAGTAAACTATTTTTTACCTTAGTTAATAATATCTGATTTTATATAAAAAGAggcatttaattttcattttggccagaTAAAAGTGGCCGTTTTACACATTGAAAATTCAACCGGAGCACCGATTTTGCGATTTCAAATCGAAATCGTAAAATTCTTACGAATTCGATTACGgattatatatgtatggtGGTGGTGATTTTAACGTATTTAAGGATATTCAACATGTTTTGAGGTGTGGGATTTGAAAGGAGCTCTATTGAGTTGTTATTGTTAAAAATGATGCTTCACGGTTAATAAGATGGTGTTTgttatttgtgtgtgtgtcgagTGTGAGCCGTGTGATTATACCCGTTTCTCGTAGCGTAGAAGGGTATACTACATTCTTTGAAAAGTGTgtaaggaagcgtttccgactatttaaagtatatatactcttgatcaggatcaatagccgagtcgatctcaCTAGTTGAGTAACAAGTATCTAAAGTAAGCCTTAATTTGCACTTTAAGCACCCCAAAAACTTTAAAACGTTGTCTCTAGATTACATCACGGACTGTTCCCTTTTGGGAATAACCGCTTGAAGCAACAGCATTAATTTTCACCAAATTACCTGACTGTATTACTACAATGGGTGGGTGACCCTTGCCTTGGGGCACCCTGCCAAAAGCCCCGCGAAACTAACAGAAACATATTAAGGTTAATCGAGAGTACAAGCAAAAGTCGGCAAGAGGCGAGACGCAGACAAGTCGAGAAACAAATGCTGCAATCAATGAATATAGCGCAAAAAACGCAATGCGGCAAAGAAGTTACCTGACGGAAGGCAAGTGAAGGGGCTGTCCCAGAGGACTTGTAAATATCAACATGGCAAACAGGTAAAAAGTTTTCCTCTTGTTCTTTggcatttgtttatttgcccGGGTCGAGGCCGAGCCATAATCGTTTTTCATTTCGGTCTTGTCGGAGGTGCACCTTAGATATTACTCCCATCTTCGCCAAAGGCACTGAACCAAATTTTCACAGAacataattatataaaatatatgtttcGGTAATAACAATCTGGTACACCCGCGGTTGTAATAGTCATGTTGAATTTacacccgttactcgtagagtaaaagggtttACTCGATTCGTCGAAAGGTATGCAACATGTAGAGGGAAGCAATTCCGGCtatataggtatatatattcttatagccgagtcgatctggcctgTGCGTCCGTCTGTTTTTTTGCCAAGCCTATTCTTCTTATTATTCTTCAATATTATTCGATATGCCAGaataattatgaaatttcgcgtccTCACTTCCATTAGATGAGTAACGGgaatctgatagtcggggaagtcgactatagcattctctttcattaatttatattattagaCTTGCCAATCCATATGGATTTGGATTTGAACTCTTTTGGTTGAATACAAGGACCACGAGGAACTCTCTAGTTCTTATACACGTTACTCGCAGAGTAAGATATTCGTTGAAGGAAGTGTTTTCAACCctgaaaatattatatattcatTATCAGGATCAGTAGTCTCggaaactataaaagctagaaagcTGAAATTAGGCATACCGATTCCAAAGAGAAAGCTGTCACGTCCACAACATTGCAcgtttttttgttgtattttccttttttttctggcCATTTTTTATTGCAACGCCAAAAAAATCCTAGCACTCCCACTAGCCAAGTATATATCATTGGTATATGAGATACCAAGTATAGTATAGCCGATAAAATCGACTTTagttaaatatgtatatgattAGGACGATACAATTCTACTGTTTTGGATTTTAAGTCCCTTTTTTCTAAGTGCGCCCTTTTTAACAAGGACGCAATTTAGTTTTGAGCGTAATTTCTTTTAATAGCGTTAGTCGTCAGATAAAATTTAGCCGGAGTAGAGTAGCAAGCCCCAGCCAGATGTCGCGCGCTGACATTGGCATTGTACTCTTCGGGAGCTCCACCTCAGGTCAAAGGAAAGTCTCTGTTTTGGCGGATGTCGCAAGTAAATTGCTTGGTTGGGGTCATGTCCAGGGGCCAAGGTTGGCGTCTTTTCGGCTTGTTTTATTGGAGGTAAGGGCGTATTGGTGGGGAAAGGTTTCCAACTGCCGCTTAGGTTGACGTTTCCTGGGCCATGAcgatttcatttgcattttatgaTAATTGAACTTTATAAATATGTCACGACAGCATCTTAGGGGTGCCAGAGCCAACACAACACACAGCGAAGGAAAACATAATGTTTCCTTTCAGAGAGTGGTCCCTTTACATTCTGGGTGCCATGGGCTTTAAGATTATGTTGAAGTGCCAccattaattttaaatacttaTGGCCGTGTGGGTTGCTCCACAAACTAATAAGCGACTGCAGTTAAAGTATGTAAAAAAATAACGTTGAAGGACGGGTTTTATCAGAAATATCTTAAATGCGCTCCACAAAAATATCTAAAATTATAACATCCCACCTGGAATCTCAGGGTTAATACCTGAATGCCGAAATGACAGACAGTGATACAAGActtgtttataaatattaatatacagTTTCTTAGTCTGTTTTCCGCATGATAGGTTGTGGGAATCCCTTTTCATATTACCTATCATATTCAACCTATCTTAGAAACCTTATAGTACCTGATAGGAAAAATCTGTTGTTTGATAATCTTCCTCATCTATTTGGAAAATCAGATCAATTGCCATGTGCAGCACGGTTGTAGGTCCATTATATCACTAGCCTTGTAAAACTTACTTTATTTGAGACAATGAGCTTTAAACATATGCATTTGAATCTGtacattttgttttattcatTACCCACCTTGGTTAAAAATCATGCTAGTGCTGTGaactttaataaatataaataaagacTTTCCATTCACGTTTTGGTTATGGTTAATAAAACAGTGATATGTCGTATTAAAATTTGATATAAGGAAATCAATGCCCCTTTTTACAATTTCTACGATTAGCCGAGTATCCATTTTGTGACAAGCTGCATAATTAGCATAATACACCAAATTTTAAAGTACCAAACAATGTCTGGCCAttttaaaaaaacaaaatttttaacattttaaagCGTATTATGTTCTAACTAAAGTATCCGTTCTACTGCTCTAAGCAACGATTAGTACTAGCCCTAGGATAGGATCGACTTTAgcatttatatatgtatatttatactcATTACAGGTAGAGTAAAAAGCAAGGGCGTCGCCAGGGTAGGGCAAGGGGGGGTTTGgcaactgccacgcccacacttttgagaaatattttgatttttcttcgttttattatttgtcttgccaatttctatcggCATATCTGTATATCGACAGACTCCTATAGACCAATCGGTCTTCTTCCGTCCCTTGGAAAAATTATGGAGAGCCAAATCCTTAATAAACTGCTAAAAGTTGATGCTAAAGTCAGGGTGATCGAAATTCCAATTTGGCTTCCGGATCCAACCAAAACAACTTCATAGAGTGATCAGCTTCACATTAGAGGCGATGGAAAGGAAAGAGGAAGAGGTCGTCGTTTTCTGGGACATCCAGCAAGCATTCGATGGAGTGTGGCACCGCGGGCTCCTGCACCAAGAAACAAACTGCCCTTGGAAAGCAATGTTAAGATATATAAGAGCATATTGGCTTCTGCCCTATTTTATGATATCCAAGAGATATCCAAGGTAGTGGTGCCAAAGCCCAACTAAAAAAATTACGAATACTACAGTCGAAAACCATGCGTAAAATCACCGTATATATTGGATATAACCGGATATAACAATATAAAGTTGTTTTAAGGCCACATAAAAGGAGGCAAAATCCAACAGCATAGCAAGGCGACTGGGCGAATTTCAGATACACGGACAAGAACACGAAGAAGACTTAAACGTCACCACCCTCAAGATCTGCCAGATTTTTTTTTGACTAATCTTGTATGAACAAAGCTCCCATTGATGTTATTCAATATAAATATctataaatgtatatgtaaATAGCTGTAAATAATTGTATAAGAACAATTTCTCATCAGATTAAGATGACAGTAGTAGTACGCTTTTcctataaatatacatttctATCTGAAGTTTTAAAGCTTTACACCTACATTTTACAACAACATCATTTTAGTGACCTGACCAACCAATAATGGAATTTTTTGTGAATCTTTCAAAAGAAGCCATTCGCCGCGCCGAATAAATATGAGCTTTTTATTTTCCAGAAAAGGAATTACAATCTGTAAACGTATTAGCTATCTAGTTCTTTTATACACTAAATCCGATGGACTTCGTCTATCATACATATAAATGAGGAAAAACTACGTAGAATGGTTCGATGAATTTGATCTTTTTAAAGCCCAGTGCTCACGCTGTCAGAAAGCAAGGGGAAGTGGTGGCAGGCACGCTTTGTCTAAGGCATTCCTCATCATATTACTCATCTTAAAATATGGGATCGACATATTGCATATGCTAAATTGCACACGACAGAGGGCCACTTGGTATATAAGCTGTATATCTACAGTTTTGTTATTAAAACCTAATATCTAAGCAAACACTAAGTTAAGTATGCATTTCATGAAGTCTTCAGAAAATGCCATGTGTATTTAAGACGTCAAATAAACTGAAATGATTTAACCTTTATCTTTCGTATCTTTCCTGCACGAACGCCCAATTTCCGTAAGGACTTCTTACCCCTCCGCAAACAGCGAACAAACTGAGATTCCTGCTAAATAACTCACCTAGTCAGCATCCTTCCTTATTCACCCTTTCAAAGCTTAGCGTAAAAATGAACATTTAACGCCTCATTAGAATCGGGACAACAAGCTATCCTAACAGCAACCGCCGACGTATCCATCTCTGGGGCGGCTCTACTCGAGTCAGCAACAAGACGCCGGCAATGAGTTAACTCCGGCATAAACAGAATATATGGCCGCAAAATCCCAGAAGCGCCTAGCAGGGAATGAATATTAATGAGACGTCGTCAGTCTTTCGTCAAATTAAAACACAGCTCCAACGGGCCAGAACGGTGAGCTGGGACCGGGTGAGCTTGGAGGTGGGGAGTAGTCCTGACAGGAGAGGACACATCTTCTCGGGTGTTGTGCGCGCACATCCTGCGGTAACTTTCCTAATTGTTGTCAGCACAACGCGAATAAATCAGCAGCCGTGAAGCTGGGCCACTACAACTAGCTGATGGCCTGGTGGAATTTCGGCACTTTGTTTTCCCCTAGTTGAGTCGAGTATTTCGCACAGGGGTGGTTGGATGAGAAGGAGGGGGAACAGCACTTAACCCTTTTGGGCAATGTGACTCTGCCAGTCACCGCCATCGTCACACGTCAGCGCACTATCATCGGCTTGTTTACACGCATAATTATGTGTGCCGGATTCCGGGAATTGCTTCAGGCTTCCGGCTTGCCCACTCCATTTGGACTCCTTGCCCGAATTATCCTTGCGGCTTTTGGGGGCTACCACGCCAGACGACTTAATGCAACGTGACAGATTTCTCACTTGAACTTAAGATGACGGAAAATGTCACAATTTGATGCTGATAATATGCTAATGgggctttgtttgtttgatttatATTCCCCTCCTCATGGCTGCAAAGAGAAGGTGTTGACGCCAATGGGCAACTGGAGGTCAGATAAATTGCTATTTAATATGAAAGTGCTTTTTCAACTTATATGCAAACATCGATTTCGATGAGTTGATAGTAGGTATTTAAAGTTAGTATTTTAGGTAATCTGTTTTGTTCCATTATATGTTAACACTTGCTAATAATTTGGCGGGCTTAGAACGATTATATTTTTGCGGCTGACTTGCGACGGTTAagaaatttgcaatcaaaacaataaaataagagAGAATGCTAAGTCGAGTTCCTTTACTATCAGATACCCTCTACTCAGCTAGTGTCAATGCGAAGGCGAAATTTtgataatttttctgggatatgtATAGATATTGaggaataaaataagaaaaaaaattgttcATAAGTGCGGGCGTGACCGGTTtggcggctttagggcgtaagagtgggcgtggcaaagagttttagaatctgtatgctgaatctcaaccttcaagcttttatagttcctgagatctcgacgttcatacggacagacggacatggctagatcgactcggctattgatcctgatcaagaat
This genomic stretch from Drosophila mauritiana strain mau12 chromosome 2L, ASM438214v1, whole genome shotgun sequence harbors:
- the LOC117150384 gene encoding uncharacterized protein LOC117150384 isoform X1, with protein sequence MNTSRVLRTTNVVLLLMGYQRHWFEKKSHRFRLSLPSVVYIFVLGVVYAACFSQHFDKSSSTLKVLKDISPFLFGLIRVQLALGAKAFAYAIYSSVKSVGAINSLLKALPSRNSQFTQDEALAYLLLTSTFGILFCFAAYIAYEMKFELPPLPDAMLGMALLLPHFILAGSVRLYTVLSWLSRGQLKELKKNAGEELRANLTKDPGNIASALFTVSTESLENLKTKLEILEANFCIFAQSLKHSMLFLFAMHANCLLGGFYTLTYYWNTWYVLFEDRKRRIFYAANASIYASIASDYICLMVVLFMMENERRNFIEAIDLLLAQRKLFSKKLRPIAKDLRGVLKKKCFMFGGPFQPNIIYVSLMVCLQIIVITLIVTVHYLEDEILLLKEEFSSTDDN
- the LOC117150384 gene encoding uncharacterized protein LOC117150384 isoform X2 codes for the protein MNTSRVLRTTNVVLLLMGYQRHWFEKKSHRFRLSLPSVVYIFVLGVVYAACFSQHFDKSSSTLKVLKDISPFLFGLIRVQLALGAKAFAYAIYSSVKSVGAINSLLKALPSRNSQFTQDEALAYLLLTSTFGILFCFAAYIAYEMKFELPPLPDAMLGMALLLPHFILAGSVRLYTVLSWLSRGQLKELKKNAGEELRANLTKDPGNIASALFTVSTESLENLKTKLEILEANFCIFAQSLKHSMLFLFAMHANCLLGGFYTLTYYWNTWYVLFEDRKRRIFYAANASIYASIASDYICLMVVLFMMENERRNFIEAIDLLLAQRKLFSKKLRPIAKDLRGVLKKKCFMFGGPFQPNIIYVSL